One window from the genome of Balneola sp. encodes:
- the mce gene encoding methylmalonyl-CoA epimerase, giving the protein MHIDHIGIAVKDIKAATETYSKILNASPTKSETVESEKVETVFFQTGESKVELLGATTDDSVIAKYVKKNGEGLHHVAFEVEDIHQELARLKKEGFTILNKQPKKGADKKLVAFVQPKDNHGVLVELCQSR; this is encoded by the coding sequence ATGCATATCGATCATATCGGCATTGCCGTAAAAGACATTAAAGCAGCAACGGAGACCTACTCCAAAATCCTTAATGCCTCTCCCACTAAAAGTGAGACAGTTGAAAGTGAAAAAGTTGAAACCGTGTTCTTTCAAACCGGGGAATCTAAAGTGGAACTTTTAGGTGCTACGACTGATGACTCTGTTATAGCAAAATATGTCAAGAAAAATGGAGAAGGATTACATCATGTAGCTTTTGAGGTGGAGGATATACATCAAGAACTGGCCCGGCTTAAAAAAGAAGGATTTACCATACTCAATAAACAGCCCAAAAAAGGAGCCGATAAAAAGTTGGTTGCATTTGTCCAGCCAAAAGATAATCACGGTGTATTAGTAGAGTTGTGTCAGAGTAGATAG
- a CDS encoding AI-2E family transporter — MAHHRVKSSGKYPFWLKSTITLIGLSLLFVIVSYAKFILMPLAFSAFFAMLLNPLVRLFERWKVGRAFSIILTLLVVFIVFTGVISLISAQFVQFAERIPEVTEKLKTVSNSAIQYLEETAGISQEEQSEYLQQGINNLIDQSGNYVSSFLSATTNIFTVMTLMPIFVFFMLYYQEMYRTFFQKLFTSRKEEGSGVDKLLDNIQDVTQNYLVGMLSVIGILAVLNTTGLLIIGLEHALFFGVFASLLAIIPYIGIIIGALPPLLFALLLTDSLLTPVFVVAVFATVQFLEGNFITPRIVGSKVSINPFVAMVALIVGGELWGISGMILFVPLIGILKVVFDQIPEMKPYGYLLGNSITYEK, encoded by the coding sequence ATGGCACACCATAGAGTTAAATCTTCCGGCAAATATCCCTTTTGGCTTAAGTCGACCATTACCCTTATCGGGTTAAGCCTGCTTTTTGTGATCGTCAGCTACGCGAAGTTCATTTTGATGCCCCTGGCTTTTTCTGCCTTTTTTGCGATGCTTTTAAATCCATTGGTTCGGCTTTTTGAACGGTGGAAAGTAGGTCGTGCCTTTAGCATAATTCTGACCCTTTTGGTTGTATTTATTGTTTTTACCGGAGTTATATCACTGATATCAGCACAGTTTGTACAATTTGCTGAACGAATCCCTGAGGTGACAGAAAAACTTAAGACAGTATCAAACAGTGCTATTCAATATTTGGAGGAAACAGCAGGAATCTCACAAGAGGAGCAAAGTGAATACCTGCAACAGGGTATCAATAACCTCATTGACCAAAGCGGAAATTATGTGAGTTCTTTTTTAAGCGCTACCACCAATATTTTTACGGTTATGACGCTGATGCCCATCTTCGTCTTTTTCATGTTGTATTATCAGGAAATGTACAGGACGTTCTTCCAAAAGCTATTTACTTCAAGAAAAGAAGAGGGCTCCGGTGTTGATAAACTCTTAGATAACATTCAGGATGTAACTCAAAATTATTTGGTAGGAATGTTATCTGTAATCGGGATATTAGCAGTTTTAAACACCACCGGGCTTTTAATTATTGGCCTCGAACACGCCTTATTCTTCGGTGTTTTTGCTTCCTTGTTAGCCATCATCCCATATATTGGAATTATTATTGGGGCCCTGCCACCGTTACTTTTTGCCCTGTTGTTAACCGACTCTTTACTAACACCCGTCTTTGTGGTAGCGGTATTTGCGACGGTACAGTTTTTGGAAGGAAATTTTATCACCCCAAGAATTGTAGGATCTAAAGTTTCCATAAACCCTTTTGTAGCTATGGTCGCATTGATAGTGGGAGGAGAGCTATGGGGTATTTCCGGGATGATTTTATTTGTACCACTCATCGGAATTTTAAAGGTCGTATTTGATCAGATTCCGGAAATGAAGCCTTATGGATATTTATTAGGCAACAGTATTACCTATGAGAAATGA